In Nocardioides cavernae, a single genomic region encodes these proteins:
- a CDS encoding cysteine desulfurase-like protein → MPASDTAAFDVGAFRAGFPSLESGIAHFDNPGGTQTPRVVGDAIVRTLTGPLSQRGSALASQRNAEDAVAGYRAAVADLVDGDPRGVVHGRSATALTYDVSRTLARTWSPGDEIVLCELDHDSNVRPWVQAAERAGVTVRWLRLDPATAELDLSSLDEITSRTRLVALTAASNLLGTRPPVATVAARAHEVGALVYVDAVHHTAHAAPDISAMGADFLVCSAYKFFGPHCGSLVADPALLETLRPDKLLPSTDVVPERFELGTLPYELLAGVTAAIDLIASVGSGDSRRSRLVSAAGLIADHELRLRTRIEEGLASLGDRLTLHSRAAERTSTLFLTLRDRSPLDVFEHLAKRDVLVPAGTFYAHETFRALGLSVDSGLRIGLAAYNDDSDVDRLLEGLAEALG, encoded by the coding sequence GTGCCCGCCTCCGACACTGCTGCCTTCGACGTCGGCGCCTTCCGCGCCGGGTTCCCCTCGCTCGAGTCGGGCATCGCCCACTTCGACAACCCCGGCGGGACCCAGACCCCGCGGGTGGTCGGCGACGCGATCGTCCGCACGCTCACGGGCCCGCTGTCCCAGCGCGGCTCGGCCCTGGCCAGCCAGCGCAACGCCGAGGACGCGGTCGCCGGCTACCGCGCCGCCGTGGCCGACCTCGTCGACGGTGACCCGCGTGGCGTGGTCCACGGCCGCAGCGCCACCGCACTGACGTACGACGTCTCGCGCACGCTGGCGCGCACGTGGTCGCCCGGCGACGAGATCGTCCTCTGCGAGCTCGACCACGACTCCAACGTGCGCCCGTGGGTCCAGGCCGCCGAGCGGGCCGGCGTGACCGTGCGGTGGCTTCGCCTCGACCCGGCGACCGCCGAGCTCGACCTGTCCTCGCTCGACGAGATCACCTCGCGGACGCGCCTCGTCGCGCTCACCGCGGCCTCCAACCTCCTCGGCACCCGTCCCCCGGTCGCGACCGTCGCCGCGCGGGCGCACGAGGTCGGCGCTCTCGTGTACGTCGACGCGGTGCACCACACCGCGCACGCTGCGCCCGACATCTCCGCGATGGGCGCGGACTTCCTGGTGTGCTCGGCCTACAAGTTCTTCGGCCCGCACTGCGGGTCGCTGGTCGCGGACCCCGCCCTGCTCGAGACGCTGCGGCCCGACAAGCTGCTTCCCTCGACCGACGTGGTGCCCGAGCGGTTCGAGCTCGGCACGCTGCCGTACGAGCTGCTGGCCGGCGTCACCGCCGCGATCGACCTGATCGCCTCGGTCGGGTCGGGCGACTCCCGCCGCTCGCGGCTGGTCTCGGCGGCTGGGCTGATCGCCGACCACGAGCTGCGGCTGCGGACCCGGATCGAGGAGGGGCTCGCGTCCCTCGGCGACCGGCTCACCCTCCACTCCCGGGCGGCCGAGCGGACCTCGACGCTGTTCCTCACCCTGCGCGACCGCTCGCCGCTGGACGTCTTCGAGCACCTCGCCAAGCGCGACGTGCTCGTGCCGGCCGGCACGTTCTACGCGCACGAGACCTTCCGCGCCCTCGGCCTCTCCGTCGACTCCGGGCTCCGGATCGGGCTGGCGGCCTACAACGACGACTCGGACGTCGACCGACTGCTCGAGGGGTTGGCGGAGGCGCTCGGCTGA
- a CDS encoding succinylglutamate desuccinylase/aspartoacylase family protein, which translates to MRIRSGTVRALELPITRLVTGADVTLPVRVVHGREDGPRIWIDAAIHGDEVAGVEVVRQVMAGLDPKTFRGTLVAVPIVNVLGFMTGDRYLPDRRDLNRSFPGSSRGSLASRIAHLFMREIVAGCEVGIDLHTGSDRRSNLPQVRADLDDPRTRELAAAFGAPVMLHARIRDGSLRHAAGEHGAKVLLYEAGEPLRFDDYAVSAGVIGVRRVLAALGMTEPVDEPPVEPSLECRSSGWVRARRTGILHLDAHLGQKVSDGERLGTLFDSFGKTLRAVYSNRDGIVIGRTEAPLVNSGDAVVHIAS; encoded by the coding sequence GTGCGGATCCGCTCCGGCACGGTGCGCGCCCTCGAGCTGCCGATCACCCGGCTCGTCACCGGCGCCGACGTCACCCTCCCGGTGCGCGTGGTGCACGGACGCGAGGACGGCCCCCGCATCTGGATCGACGCCGCGATCCACGGCGACGAGGTGGCCGGCGTCGAGGTGGTCCGCCAGGTGATGGCCGGCCTCGACCCCAAGACGTTCCGCGGCACCCTCGTCGCGGTGCCGATCGTCAACGTCCTCGGCTTCATGACCGGCGACCGCTACCTGCCTGACCGCCGCGACCTCAACCGCTCCTTCCCCGGCTCGTCGCGCGGGTCGCTCGCCAGCCGGATCGCCCACCTCTTCATGCGCGAGATCGTCGCCGGCTGCGAGGTGGGCATCGACCTGCACACCGGCTCCGACCGCCGCAGCAACCTCCCCCAGGTCCGCGCCGACCTCGACGACCCCCGCACCCGCGAGCTCGCCGCCGCCTTCGGCGCGCCCGTGATGCTGCACGCCCGGATCCGCGACGGGTCGCTGCGCCACGCCGCCGGCGAGCACGGGGCGAAGGTGCTGCTCTACGAGGCGGGCGAGCCGCTGCGGTTCGACGACTACGCCGTCTCGGCCGGCGTGATCGGCGTACGTCGCGTGCTGGCCGCGCTCGGCATGACCGAGCCCGTCGACGAGCCCCCGGTCGAGCCGAGCCTGGAGTGCCGGTCCAGCGGCTGGGTCCGCGCCCGCCGCACGGGCATCCTGCACCTCGACGCGCACCTCGGCCAGAAGGTCAGCGACGGTGAGCGGCTCGGCACGCTCTTCGACTCGTTCGGCAAGACCCTGCGGGCGGTCTACTCCAACCGCGACGGCATCGTGATCGGCCGGACCGAGGCCCCCCTGGTCAACTCCGGTGACGCCGTGGTGCACATCGCCAGCTGA
- a CDS encoding carbohydrate-binding domain-containing protein, whose amino-acid sequence MRLPKTRQAVAGALATLLLAGCGASVASDSTATTTSTTGSSSAAAATVSGTTVEDVLDGDVEVETGDTAYDEADATAITLSGSTADSDSDAVTVQDGTVTISAAGTYVLSGELTGQVVVDSAGAGVVRLVLDDATITSATTAAIDVVDAQSVVVVLADGSTNTLADAATYADTSEDAPTGTLYSTADLTIGGTGSLTVTGNSNNGIVGKDGLVITGGTIDVTSVDDGILGKDYLVLTDGTVTVDAVGDTFKSDNTEDAGSGFVLIEGGELTLASQDDGIKGVQVLIGGGTVDVAGSNEALEGSLIVIDDGDVELHSADDGVNAASSDDSASTDGQPGGGMAADDSLALYVNGGTLEVWASGDGLDSNGSATITGGEVTVYGPTTDGNGALDVNGTFDVSGGTLVATGSAGMMVAPSTDSAQGWIATALGATAAAGSEVVITDADGADVAAYTIAKDFASVVLSSADITSGETYTVTVDGTATTVTADEAPAGGQMGAPGGPMG is encoded by the coding sequence ATGAGACTCCCGAAGACACGCCAGGCCGTCGCCGGCGCCCTCGCCACCTTGCTGCTCGCCGGCTGCGGTGCCTCGGTCGCGAGCGACAGCACGGCCACCACGACCAGCACCACGGGTTCGAGCAGCGCGGCCGCCGCCACCGTCTCCGGCACGACCGTCGAGGACGTGCTCGACGGCGACGTCGAGGTCGAGACCGGCGACACCGCCTACGACGAGGCCGACGCCACCGCGATCACGCTGTCCGGCTCGACCGCCGACTCCGACAGCGACGCGGTCACCGTCCAGGACGGCACCGTCACCATCTCAGCCGCCGGCACCTACGTCCTGAGTGGCGAGCTGACCGGGCAGGTCGTCGTCGACAGCGCCGGCGCCGGCGTCGTACGCCTCGTGCTCGACGACGCGACGATCACCTCCGCGACCACCGCCGCGATCGACGTCGTCGACGCGCAGTCGGTCGTGGTCGTCCTCGCCGACGGCAGCACCAACACCCTCGCGGACGCGGCGACGTACGCCGACACGTCGGAGGACGCGCCCACCGGCACCCTCTACTCGACGGCCGACCTGACCATCGGCGGCACCGGGTCGCTGACGGTCACCGGCAACAGCAACAACGGCATCGTCGGCAAGGACGGCCTGGTCATCACCGGCGGCACCATCGACGTGACGTCGGTCGACGACGGCATCCTCGGCAAGGACTACCTCGTCCTCACTGACGGCACCGTCACCGTCGACGCCGTCGGCGACACCTTCAAGTCCGACAACACCGAGGACGCCGGCTCAGGCTTCGTGCTGATCGAGGGCGGAGAGCTCACCCTCGCCTCGCAGGACGACGGCATCAAGGGCGTGCAGGTCCTCATCGGCGGCGGCACGGTCGACGTGGCCGGTTCCAACGAGGCGCTCGAGGGCTCGCTGATCGTCATCGACGACGGCGACGTCGAGCTGCACTCCGCCGACGACGGCGTCAACGCCGCCTCCTCCGACGACAGCGCCTCCACGGACGGGCAGCCCGGCGGCGGGATGGCGGCGGACGACTCGCTCGCCCTGTACGTCAACGGCGGCACGCTCGAGGTGTGGGCGAGCGGTGACGGCCTCGACTCCAACGGGAGCGCCACGATCACCGGCGGTGAGGTCACCGTCTACGGCCCGACCACCGACGGCAACGGCGCGCTCGACGTCAACGGCACCTTCGACGTCAGCGGCGGCACCCTGGTCGCCACCGGCAGCGCCGGGATGATGGTCGCCCCGTCGACCGACTCCGCCCAGGGCTGGATCGCCACCGCCCTCGGCGCCACCGCCGCGGCCGGCTCGGAGGTGGTCATCACTGACGCCGACGGCGCCGACGTGGCGGCGTACACGATCGCGAAGGACTTCGCGTCCGTCGTCCTCTCGTCCGCCGACATCACCTCCGGCGAGACCTACACGGTCACCGTCGACGGCACCGCGACGACCGTCACCGCGGACGAGGCGCCCGCCGGTGGCCAGATGGGTGCACCTGGCGGACCCATGGGCTGA
- a CDS encoding ATP-dependent zinc protease family protein, which produces MDPAPEPTEPGKVVVGWREWVALPQADVPWVKAKVDTGARSSSIHAFDLEVYEEDGHERVRFSIHPWQRSDEDHVELSLPVLDMREVRSSNGQVEKRYAVSLDVTLAGRTITTVMTLSNRDEMGFRMLIGREALERGFLVDSSLSYAGGKPRRAVRRKNWGKQP; this is translated from the coding sequence GTGGACCCCGCCCCCGAGCCGACCGAACCCGGGAAGGTCGTCGTCGGCTGGCGCGAGTGGGTGGCGCTGCCCCAGGCCGACGTGCCGTGGGTGAAGGCCAAGGTCGACACGGGCGCGCGGTCGTCGTCGATCCACGCCTTCGACCTCGAGGTGTACGAGGAGGACGGCCACGAGCGGGTGCGCTTCTCCATCCACCCGTGGCAGCGCTCCGACGAGGACCACGTCGAGCTCAGCCTGCCGGTGCTCGACATGCGCGAGGTGCGCTCCAGCAACGGCCAGGTCGAGAAGAGGTACGCCGTCTCCCTCGACGTCACGCTCGCCGGTCGCACCATCACGACCGTGATGACGCTGAGCAACCGCGACGAGATGGGCTTCCGGATGCTGATCGGCCGCGAGGCGCTCGAGCGCGGGTTCCTCGTCGACTCGTCGTTGTCGTACGCCGGCGGCAAGCCGCGCCGCGCCGTGCGCCGCAAGAACTGGGGCAAGCAGCCCTAG
- a CDS encoding RimK family alpha-L-glutamate ligase — protein sequence MKLAILSRAPRSYSTQRLRTAALDRGHDVKVLNTLRFGIDLTGDEPDLLFRGKQLSTYDAVLPRIGNSITYFGTAVVRQFEQMDVYTPNTSYGIANSRDKLRATQILSRHKIPMPATTFVQDRADVIPAIERVGGAPVVIKLLEGTQGIGVILAPTIKVAEAIIETLQSTRQNVLIQRFVKESKGRDIRALVVGDRVVAAMRRVAQGDEFRSNVHRGGSVEPVELDEEFERVAVRSAQIMGLRVAGVDMLEGRRGPQVMEVNSSPGLEGIERATKLDVAGAIVDYMANQVAFPDIDVRQRLTVSTGYGVAEIVVHAGSDMVGKKLGDSGLDERDITVLTLHRGPQVIPNPRNKTVLEGEDRLLCFGKLEEMRSMIPDRKQKRVRRLMKKHLPPESL from the coding sequence ATGAAGCTCGCCATCCTGTCCCGGGCCCCGCGGTCCTACAGCACGCAGCGGCTCCGCACCGCCGCCCTGGACCGCGGCCACGACGTGAAGGTGCTCAACACCCTGCGCTTCGGCATCGACCTCACCGGCGACGAGCCGGACCTGCTCTTCCGCGGCAAGCAGCTGTCGACGTACGACGCCGTGCTGCCGCGCATCGGCAACTCGATCACCTACTTCGGCACGGCCGTCGTGCGCCAGTTCGAGCAGATGGACGTCTACACGCCCAACACGAGCTACGGCATCGCCAACAGCCGCGACAAGCTGCGCGCGACGCAGATCCTGTCGCGCCACAAGATCCCGATGCCGGCGACGACCTTCGTGCAGGACCGGGCCGACGTGATCCCGGCGATCGAGCGCGTCGGCGGGGCGCCGGTCGTGATCAAGCTGCTGGAGGGCACGCAGGGCATCGGCGTGATCCTGGCCCCGACCATCAAGGTGGCGGAGGCGATCATCGAGACGCTGCAGAGCACCCGGCAGAACGTCCTGATCCAGCGCTTCGTCAAGGAGAGCAAGGGCCGCGACATCCGCGCCCTCGTCGTCGGGGACCGCGTCGTCGCGGCGATGCGACGGGTCGCCCAGGGCGACGAGTTCCGCTCCAACGTGCACCGCGGCGGCAGCGTCGAGCCGGTCGAGCTCGACGAGGAGTTCGAACGGGTGGCCGTCCGGTCCGCGCAGATCATGGGCCTGCGCGTCGCCGGTGTCGACATGCTCGAGGGCCGTCGCGGCCCGCAGGTGATGGAGGTCAACTCCTCGCCCGGGCTCGAGGGGATCGAGCGCGCGACCAAGCTCGACGTGGCCGGCGCGATCGTGGACTACATGGCCAACCAGGTGGCGTTCCCCGACATCGACGTACGCCAGCGGCTCACGGTCTCGACCGGCTACGGCGTGGCCGAGATCGTCGTCCACGCCGGCTCCGACATGGTGGGCAAGAAGCTCGGCGACTCCGGTCTCGACGAGCGCGACATCACCGTCCTGACGCTCCACCGCGGACCGCAGGTCATCCCCAACCCGCGCAACAAGACCGTGCTCGAGGGCGAGGACCGTCTCCTCTGCTTCGGCAAGCTCGAGGAGATGCGCTCGATGATCCCCGACCGCAAGCAGAAGCGCGTCCGGCGACTGATGAAGAAGCACCTGCCGCCCGAGAGTCTGTGA